One stretch of Clupea harengus chromosome 2, Ch_v2.0.2, whole genome shotgun sequence DNA includes these proteins:
- the zmp:0000000936 gene encoding interleukin-1 receptor-like 2 has translation MSSMFSWVAVSLLTVVSTATGIPQDGECKDYGVDFERVFTRPGEAAMMNCSLVDPRVFNLTHPYNITWYHLRTGLERSSHMGHTIIQGTTLWFFNTTEEDKGEFMCVVRTLQGCFKQRYVLDVAAATWLERGCVHKERSRQFLVALTDDVVSCHSPVIDYLSYLDTYSIHWYRGCEVLQMGGKFLLRRDGYLHVTDVVPGDADNYTCLVSFQLGGVEGRMTETIETTVSVEVTYQPQILLPEGEISKVDLGSAVSKVCRVLVPGVGTHRVLVIWRTPYTYVSDNTTHRIHQLPQRELPDEDGVIVEVELVLSEVREEDLNVNFTCEAHNDRKIPMASFRLQLDSNLLLPLGLVFGGVALAFVQCVVLYRLFKIEIALTCRAMMPYLYRSTEGDGKLYDAYVVYPRVIGQSGSAEETFALSTIPKMLEGRYGYRLFILGRDCMPGEALVDVVCSSLALSRRVLLMYGGRSLSCEGVADWGAWLEQQLALQRSLLEDEGLGVVLIDLGGVSDSALPPAMRLLKEEQGALSPAPTHACCSSSSSSSSSSSSSTHGCCGTEEEEEEEEGEGDGVLPFINPPPRFWRELRYHMPIRGKARPRTRKHKHTHTQTHTHTAPV, from the exons ATGTCTTCCATGTTCTCCTGGGTTGCAGTGTCCCTTCTCACCGTGGTTTCCACGGCGACTGGCA tccctcAGGATGGCGAGTGTAAGGACTATGGGGTGGATTTTGAGCGTGTGTTCACACGGCCGGGGGAGGCAGCCATGATGAACTGCTCTCTGGTCGACCCCCGAGTCTTCAacctcacacacccctacaACATCACATGGTACCACCTGCGCACAGGTCTGGAGCGCAGCTCACACATGGGCCATACCATTATACAGGGGACAACGCTGTGGTTTTTCAACACCACTGAAGAGGATAAAGGGGAATTCATGTGTGTTGTCAG gactctACAGGGCTGCTTTAAACAGAGATATGTGCTGGATGTGGCGGCGGCGACATGGCTTGAGAGGGGGTGTGTCCACAAGGAGAGGAGTCGCCAGTTTCTTGTCGCGCTGACCGATGACGTCGTCTCCTGCCACTCCCCTGTCATCGACTACCTGTCCTACCTAGACACCTACAGCATCCACTGGTACagg ggctGTGAGGTTTTGCAGATGGGTGGGAAGTTCTTGCTGAGGCGTGATGGATATCTCCACGTCACAGATGTTGTCCCTGGAGATGCAGATAACTACACCTGCCTCGTCAGCTTTCAGCTGGGTGGGGTCGAAGGTCGCATGACGGAGACCATCGAGACCACTGTCAGCG TGGAAGTCACTTACCAGCCTCAAATCCTCTTACCTGAGGGAGAGATCAGCAAAGTTGacctgg gctcGGCTGTCAGTAAGGTGTGTCGTGTGCTGGTGCCCGGTGTGGGTACACACAGAGTGCTGGTGATCTGGAGGACCCCATATACATACGTCTCCGACAATACAACTCACCGCATACACCAACTACcacagag agagctgCCTGATGAAGATGGGGTGATTGTGGAGGTAGAGCTGGTCTTGTCTGAGGTCAGAGAAGAGGACCTGAATGTGAACTTCACCTGTGAGGCACACAATGACCGCAAGATCCCGATGGCCAGCTTTAGACTGCAGTTAG ATTCAAACTTGCTGCTGCCGCTGGGTCTGGTGTTCGGGGGCGTGGCCTTGGCCTTCGTTCAGTGCGTGGTTCTTTACCGTCTCTTTAAGATTGAGATCGCCCTCACCTGCAGGGCTATGATGCCTTACCTCTACCgcagcacag AGGGTGATGGAAAGTTGTATGATGCGTACGTGGTGTACCCGCGTGTGATTGGTCAGTCGGGTAGTGCCGAGGAAACCTTCGCACTAAGCACCATCCCCAAGATGCTTGAGGGGCGCTATGGTTACCGCCTCTTCATCCTGGGCAGGGACTGTATGCCTggagaag ctcttgtTGACGTGGTGTGTTCCTCTCTCGCCCTGAGTCGTCGTGTTCTGCTGATGTACGGTGGGCGGAGTCTGTCCTGTGAAGGCGTGGCCGACTGGGGGGCGTGGCTGGAGCAGCAGTTGGCTCTGCAGCGCTCCCTATTGGAGGACGAGGGGCTGGGCGTGGTCCTGATCGACCTGGGGGGCGTGTCGGACTCAGCTCTGCCCCCCGCCATGCGGCTGCTGAAGGAGGAACAGGGGGCGCTGtcccccgcccccacccacgcctgctgctcctcctcctcctcctcatcctcctcatcctcatcctccacccACGGCTGCTGCggcacggaggaggaggaggaggaggaagagggggagggggacggCGTGCTGCCCttcatcaaccccccccctcgCTTCTGGAGGGAACTACGCTACCACATGCCAATCAGAGGCAAAGCCAGGCCTcgtacacgcaaacacaaacacacgcacacacaaacgcacacacacacggctcctgTCTAA